ATAAAACTCAACGAACTGATACTGTTGCAGGTTCTAAAGCGGCTACTAACTTCACGTCAAATTCTGTTTCAAACAACGCCTTTTTATAATCCAAACTCCACAATTCTAAAGCACAATCATCATTAGGTTGAGACGGAGTTAGATACAAGTAAAATTCTTTTGAATCTGCATGGCGATCGCAGCGCACGCGCTTCACTGCACCAATTTGACGGCGATCTAAAGCCACGGCTAACCGGAGAAAAGCGCTTAAATGATTGATAATTTGCCGATCGCGTTTGCTGGGTAAACTGCGATAGGAATCATGCTTTTTCTTAGGGTTACTTTTCCGGTGATAGCGGGCAATATTGGCAATAATTTCAATTTCTGTTTCGGTGTATCCTAATAATTCACCGTGTCGAATCAAGTAGTATGAATGTTTATGATGGGCAGAATGACTAATAAAGTGTCCGCAATTGTGTAACATTGCCGCTGCCCACAGCAATTCTTGTTCTTCTAAACCCCATTGATGTAAAATTTCCTGGGTTTGGTTAAACAAACTCATGGCAAAAGAAGCCACGCGATCGCTATGTTCTAAATTTACTTGGTATTTCTGCGCTGTTTTAATCACGCTCCGTTGCCGGATCGAACTTTGATAGCGCAAACGATCTTCAATTAAACCGTGAGTCAGCATCCAGTCTACAATGATGCCTTCTCGCAGCGATCGCTCGCACACTACCAATGTCTCAGCTTCTAGCAGCGTCATCGCCTCTTGTAAAATTGTCGCCCCTGCTAATATAATCTCCGAACGGCGATCGTTCATCCCTGGAATTGCTGCCCGTTCGCTGTAATTTAGCTTCCGCAGGCGATCGACTAATTGCCGCAATTCCCTCAGACTAAATTCATACCCAGTCAAGGGAGACGGTACTGTACCCGTTTTTTCTCTAGCAATAATTGTTGCTACCGTTTCAATCGTGCCAGAAGTTCCCACTAAGCGGAAAATTTCCCCTGGCTGTAAGTGTGCGTGCAAGTCTTCCGCCGCACGTTCTAACATTCCCTGCACGTAGGCTTGAAGATATTGATATTCGCTGTTAGTAATCGGATCTGTAGTGACGAATTCCGAGGTAAGTCTGACAGCTCCAATTTTGTTACTACTGAGAGAACGTGGTTCGTGGCTATCTCCCAAAATGATTTCTGTTGAACCACCACCAATGTCGATAATGGCATGGGGTTGGTTGTTAAATTCCATTCCCGATAGTACGCCGAGATAAATGCGACGTGCTTCTTCATACCCAGAAATTAAGTCAACATTTAAGCCGATTTCTTCTTTGACTTGATGTAAAAACTCGCGTCCGTTGGGTGCTTCGCGGACAGCGCTCGTCGCTACAGCAATAATAGAATGAGCGTTGCAGCTCTTGGCAATGTCTTGAAAACGGCGTAACGTAGAGATCGCCCTTGCCATCACCTCTGGTTTCAATTCTCCCGTTTCTGGGTTGCGATCGCCTAACCTGACAGTTTCTTTTTCTCTAGTAATGATGGTAAAAGCTGGCAGTTTCGGCTCTATACTGACTACTACCATATGCAGAGAGTTTGTCCCCATGTCGATCGCCGCGAGGATCTGTGCTTGCTCTACAATTTGAGCGGGAATACTCTGCCAGCTAGTGAAAACAGAATCAACCATCTAGATTTACTGG
This window of the Chroococcidiopsis thermalis PCC 7203 genome carries:
- a CDS encoding Ppx/GppA phosphatase family protein, whose amino-acid sequence is MVDSVFTSWQSIPAQIVEQAQILAAIDMGTNSLHMVVVSIEPKLPAFTIITREKETVRLGDRNPETGELKPEVMARAISTLRRFQDIAKSCNAHSIIAVATSAVREAPNGREFLHQVKEEIGLNVDLISGYEEARRIYLGVLSGMEFNNQPHAIIDIGGGSTEIILGDSHEPRSLSSNKIGAVRLTSEFVTTDPITNSEYQYLQAYVQGMLERAAEDLHAHLQPGEIFRLVGTSGTIETVATIIAREKTGTVPSPLTGYEFSLRELRQLVDRLRKLNYSERAAIPGMNDRRSEIILAGATILQEAMTLLEAETLVVCERSLREGIIVDWMLTHGLIEDRLRYQSSIRQRSVIKTAQKYQVNLEHSDRVASFAMSLFNQTQEILHQWGLEEQELLWAAAMLHNCGHFISHSAHHKHSYYLIRHGELLGYTETEIEIIANIARYHRKSNPKKKHDSYRSLPSKRDRQIINHLSAFLRLAVALDRRQIGAVKRVRCDRHADSKEFYLYLTPSQPNDDCALELWSLDYKKALFETEFDVKLVAALEPATVSVR